One genomic segment of Micromonospora sp. WMMC415 includes these proteins:
- a CDS encoding MoxR family ATPase translates to MTDISDTLASMPNAVDPDATSAELQQTLAEVRRVIVGQDRLVERLLTALLADGHCLLEGVPGVAKTLAAQTLATVVGGGFSRIQFTPDLVPSDIVGTRIYRASRETFDIELGPIMANLVLADEINRAPAKVQSALLEAMAERQVSIGGRSWEVPEPFLVLATQNPIESEGVYQLPEAQRDRFLMKIVVDYPTDDEELAILYRMSVDRPTPRRVLDPQRLLDLQARAARVFVHHALAEYVVRLVLATRDPGRFGLPEIAPLLAYGASPRATLGLVAAARAQALLHGREYVLPEDIRDLAVDVLAHRLVLSFDAVADGVSAESVVRRLVDAVPPPRVATEHPEQAADLAAA, encoded by the coding sequence GTGACGGACATCTCGGACACCCTGGCCAGCATGCCCAACGCGGTCGATCCCGACGCGACCAGCGCCGAGCTGCAGCAGACCCTCGCCGAGGTCAGACGCGTGATCGTCGGGCAGGACCGGCTTGTCGAGCGCCTGCTCACCGCCCTCCTGGCCGACGGTCACTGCCTCCTGGAGGGGGTGCCCGGCGTTGCGAAGACGCTCGCGGCGCAGACCCTCGCCACGGTCGTGGGGGGCGGTTTCTCCCGTATCCAGTTCACCCCCGACCTGGTCCCGTCGGACATCGTCGGCACGCGCATCTACCGGGCCTCGCGGGAGACCTTCGACATCGAGCTGGGCCCGATCATGGCGAACCTGGTGCTCGCCGACGAGATCAACCGGGCTCCGGCGAAGGTGCAGTCCGCGCTGCTGGAGGCGATGGCCGAGCGGCAGGTCTCGATCGGCGGGCGGAGCTGGGAGGTCCCCGAGCCGTTCCTGGTGCTGGCCACCCAGAACCCGATCGAGTCCGAGGGCGTCTACCAGCTGCCCGAGGCGCAGCGTGACCGGTTCCTGATGAAGATCGTCGTCGACTACCCGACCGACGACGAGGAACTCGCGATCCTCTACCGGATGAGCGTCGACCGGCCCACGCCCCGCCGGGTGCTGGACCCGCAGCGGCTGCTCGACCTCCAGGCCCGGGCGGCCCGCGTCTTCGTGCACCACGCCCTCGCCGAGTACGTGGTCCGGCTCGTCCTCGCCACCCGCGACCCCGGCCGGTTCGGGCTGCCCGAGATCGCGCCGCTGCTCGCGTACGGGGCGAGCCCCCGCGCCACGCTCGGCCTGGTCGCCGCGGCACGGGCGCAGGCGCTGCTGCACGGCCGGGAGTACGTGCTGCCCGAGGACATCCGCGATCTGGCGGTGGACGTGCTCGCCCACCGGCTGGTGCTCTCCTTCGACGCGGTCGCCGACGGGGTGTCCGCCGAGTCGGTGGTCCGGCGGCTGGTCGATGCCGTACCACCGCCCCGCGTCGCCACGGAGCACCCGGAACAGGCCGCGGACCTGGCGGCCGCCTGA
- a CDS encoding S1C family serine protease yields MAVQTGLGEPRGPWFVSPELDPDGRSRWDVPGSDRAGAGRRWHGRLLAGLAVVALSSASGAAAGGLVASREGAPGPAAASAAPVPAELVTAAEKTVPGVVSVLVGGAGGASATGSGFAVDDQQHIITNDHILAKGRNGSVTVELPDGRRFAAEVVGREPRSDLAVLRVPPSAGLSALPLAKPGSTRVGEPVLAVGSPLGLAGTVTAGIVSALDRQVRLGDNRHTAVQTDASINPGNSGGPLVNARGEVVGVNTAIATIDGNGSIGIGFAIPIEQVQQTADTIIGKGG; encoded by the coding sequence ATGGCAGTGCAGACCGGGCTGGGCGAGCCGCGCGGCCCCTGGTTCGTCTCGCCGGAGCTGGACCCCGACGGGCGGTCCCGCTGGGACGTACCCGGATCGGACCGGGCCGGGGCGGGACGGCGCTGGCACGGGCGGCTGCTGGCCGGCCTGGCGGTGGTCGCCCTCTCCAGCGCCTCCGGCGCGGCGGCCGGTGGGCTGGTCGCGAGCCGGGAGGGCGCACCGGGCCCGGCGGCGGCCTCGGCCGCCCCGGTGCCGGCGGAACTGGTGACGGCGGCCGAGAAGACCGTCCCGGGGGTGGTGTCGGTGCTGGTGGGCGGTGCGGGCGGCGCCTCGGCGACCGGCTCCGGTTTCGCCGTGGACGACCAGCAGCACATCATCACCAACGACCACATCCTGGCGAAGGGCCGGAACGGCTCGGTGACCGTGGAGTTGCCGGACGGGCGGCGGTTCGCCGCGGAGGTGGTCGGCCGGGAGCCCCGCAGCGACCTCGCGGTGCTGCGGGTCCCGCCGTCGGCCGGCCTGTCCGCGCTGCCGCTGGCGAAACCGGGGTCGACCCGGGTGGGGGAGCCGGTCCTCGCCGTCGGCTCGCCGCTCGGCCTGGCCGGTACGGTCACGGCCGGCATCGTGAGCGCCCTGGACCGGCAGGTACGCCTCGGCGACAACCGGCACACCGCCGTCCAGACGGACGCGTCGATCAACCCGGGCAACTCCGGCGGTCCACTCGTGAACGCGCGCGGCGAGGTGGTCGGTGTGAACACCGCGATCGCCACGATCGACGGGAACGGGTCGATCGGCATCGGCTTCGCCATCCCGATCGAGCAGGTCCAGCAGACGGCCGACACCATCATCGGCAAGGGTGGCTGA
- the arfB gene encoding alternative ribosome rescue aminoacyl-tRNA hydrolase ArfB has translation MDGGLRVNDRWVVPDAELRERFSRSSGPGGQGVNTTDSRVELSFDLGTSPGIPDALRARALDRLAGRLVDGVLTVTASEHRAQLANREAARDRMAALLREAIAPPPKARRQTRPSRAAKERRLAEKKRQSQRKRDRRVDGD, from the coding sequence ATGGACGGAGGGCTGCGGGTGAACGACCGGTGGGTCGTGCCCGACGCCGAGCTGCGGGAGCGCTTCTCCCGGTCCTCCGGCCCGGGCGGCCAGGGCGTCAACACGACCGACTCGCGGGTCGAGCTCAGCTTCGACCTGGGCACCTCCCCGGGCATCCCGGACGCCCTCCGCGCGCGGGCCCTCGACCGTCTCGCCGGCCGGCTCGTCGACGGGGTGCTCACCGTGACCGCCAGCGAGCACCGGGCCCAGCTCGCCAACCGGGAGGCCGCCCGGGACCGGATGGCGGCGCTGCTGCGCGAGGCGATCGCGCCGCCGCCGAAGGCGCGGCGCCAGACGCGACCCTCCCGCGCGGCCAAGGAGCGCCGCCTGGCCGAGAAGAAGCGGCAGTCCCAGCGCAAGCGCGACCGTCGCGTCGACGGCGACTGA
- a CDS encoding fumarylacetoacetate hydrolase family protein: MRIARFAHANGMSFGVVEGEPEAGPQGLTVAEIDGHPFGRVNFTGGRWALSDVRLLSPILPSKVVCVGRNYAEHAAEHGSEVPREPLLFLKPSTSVIGPRDAIRLPIFSKQVEHEAELAVVIGAPGARRADRAAAERAVFGYTCANDVTARDLQRADGQWTRAKGFDSFCPIGPWITTGLDVADLEIRCEVGRNPDEMEVRQLGRTRDMVFDVPALVSYVSHVMTLLPGDVILTGTPAGVSPLADGDTVTVRIEGIGELSNPVVPVT; this comes from the coding sequence GTGCGTATCGCTCGTTTCGCTCATGCCAACGGAATGTCGTTCGGGGTCGTCGAGGGGGAGCCGGAGGCGGGCCCGCAGGGCCTGACCGTCGCCGAGATCGACGGGCACCCGTTCGGGCGGGTCAACTTCACCGGCGGGCGGTGGGCCCTGTCCGACGTACGGCTGCTGTCGCCGATCCTGCCGAGCAAGGTGGTCTGCGTCGGCCGCAACTACGCCGAACACGCCGCCGAGCACGGCAGCGAGGTCCCCAGGGAGCCGCTGCTGTTCCTCAAGCCGTCCACCTCGGTGATCGGGCCGCGGGACGCGATCCGGCTGCCGATCTTCTCCAAGCAGGTCGAGCACGAGGCCGAGCTGGCGGTCGTGATCGGCGCCCCCGGCGCCCGCCGCGCCGACCGGGCCGCCGCCGAACGCGCCGTCTTCGGCTACACCTGCGCCAACGACGTGACCGCGCGGGACCTGCAGCGCGCGGACGGCCAGTGGACCCGGGCCAAGGGCTTCGACTCGTTCTGCCCCATCGGCCCCTGGATCACCACCGGGCTCGACGTCGCCGACCTGGAGATCCGGTGTGAGGTGGGTCGCAACCCGGACGAGATGGAGGTCCGCCAGCTCGGCCGCACCCGGGACATGGTGTTCGACGTGCCGGCCCTGGTGTCGTACGTCTCGCACGTGATGACGCTGCTCCCGGGCGACGTCATCCTGACCGGTACGCCGGCCGGGGTTAGCCCGCTCGCGGACGGGGATACGGTGACCGTGCGGATCGAGGGGATCGGTGAGCTGAGCAACCCGGTGGTACCCGTCACCTGA
- a CDS encoding 3-methyladenine DNA glycosylase: protein MTAALAPTAVLDAAVWRARRRAHEERVDAWLTPHLARRRRGEKHPVEDFLFTYYSYRPAQLRRWHPGAGVVLRDADAADLGRDYRAGAAGVTLDTEGVRARRAESVAWIRALLSATAGRSAQFGCFGMHEWAMVYRQTQAEVRHNAWPLRLSPERTAAVVDERGVRCSHFDAYRFFTAPARPLNVLTPTRESQHALEQPGCLHANMDLYKWAYKLSPLVPSELVADAFDLAGEIRTLDMRASPYDLAALGYPPVRVETAEGRAEYVTAQRRFAERAAALRARLLDALPE from the coding sequence GTGACCGCCGCCCTCGCCCCGACCGCTGTGCTCGACGCGGCGGTCTGGCGGGCGCGGCGCCGGGCGCACGAGGAGCGGGTCGACGCCTGGCTGACGCCGCACCTGGCCCGCCGGCGGCGCGGCGAGAAGCATCCGGTGGAGGACTTCCTCTTCACCTACTACTCGTACCGCCCCGCCCAGCTGCGCCGCTGGCATCCGGGCGCCGGGGTGGTGCTGCGCGACGCGGACGCCGCCGACCTCGGGCGGGACTACCGCGCCGGCGCCGCCGGGGTGACGCTCGACACCGAGGGGGTACGCGCCCGGCGCGCCGAGTCGGTCGCCTGGATCCGGGCGCTGCTCAGCGCCACGGCCGGGCGGTCCGCGCAGTTCGGCTGCTTCGGCATGCACGAGTGGGCGATGGTCTACCGGCAGACGCAGGCGGAGGTGCGGCACAACGCCTGGCCGCTGCGGCTGAGCCCGGAGCGCACCGCGGCGGTCGTCGACGAGCGGGGCGTACGGTGCAGTCACTTCGACGCGTACCGCTTCTTCACCGCCCCGGCCCGGCCGCTCAACGTGCTCACCCCGACCCGGGAGAGCCAGCACGCACTGGAGCAGCCCGGCTGCCTGCACGCCAACATGGATCTCTACAAGTGGGCGTACAAGCTGTCGCCGCTGGTGCCGAGCGAACTCGTGGCGGACGCTTTCGACCTGGCGGGGGAGATCCGCACCCTCGACATGCGGGCCAGTCCGTACGATCTGGCCGCGCTCGGGTACCCACCGGTGCGGGTGGAGACCGCGGAGGGGCGGGCGGAGTACGTGACCGCGCAGCGCCGCTTCGCCGAGCGGGCCGCGGCGCTGCGCGCCCGCCTGCTCGACGCCCTGCCCGAGTAG
- a CDS encoding endonuclease/exonuclease/phosphatase family protein — translation MVCWAAVVPGVGWAVVRLLGLDRGPLVQLLAFTPYVAAGSLLPLVLTVALRRRWPAMVAALTTVALVAVVAPRAIGSAPPDAGGPALRLLTANLLAGTADARVLVDLVRRHSVDVLAVQEFTPEIGAELDRLGLDTLLPHRELHPAEGTLGSGLYARFPVSAGGVRHNRGGWGFDQAYATVAVPGAPPVRVESAHPAAPYALDQVGHWRTDLAAQPPATPDGSLSILAGDFNATLDHGPLRALLDTGYVDAAEAAGAGLTGTWGPYDGDPIPPVTIDHVLVDRRIAVRGVSVHPVRGSDHRAVLAVLRLPTSV, via the coding sequence CTGGTCTGCTGGGCGGCCGTCGTGCCGGGTGTCGGGTGGGCGGTGGTCCGCCTGCTCGGCCTGGACCGGGGACCGCTCGTCCAGTTGCTGGCGTTCACGCCGTACGTCGCGGCGGGCAGCCTGCTCCCCCTGGTGCTGACGGTCGCCCTGCGGCGCCGGTGGCCCGCGATGGTCGCGGCGCTGACGACGGTGGCGCTGGTCGCCGTGGTGGCGCCGCGGGCGATCGGCTCGGCCCCGCCGGACGCCGGCGGGCCGGCCCTCCGGCTGCTGACCGCGAACCTGCTGGCCGGCACCGCCGACGCACGGGTGCTCGTCGACCTGGTCCGCCGGCACTCGGTCGACGTGCTCGCCGTGCAGGAGTTCACCCCGGAGATCGGTGCGGAGCTGGACCGGCTGGGCCTGGACACCCTGCTACCGCACCGGGAACTGCACCCGGCGGAGGGCACGCTCGGCTCCGGGCTGTACGCGCGCTTCCCCGTCAGCGCGGGCGGCGTCCGGCACAACCGCGGCGGCTGGGGCTTCGACCAGGCGTACGCGACGGTCGCCGTGCCGGGCGCGCCGCCGGTCCGGGTGGAGTCGGCGCATCCCGCCGCGCCCTACGCGCTCGACCAGGTCGGCCACTGGCGCACGGATCTCGCAGCTCAGCCACCGGCGACCCCGGACGGGTCGCTGAGCATCCTCGCCGGCGACTTCAACGCGACGCTCGACCACGGCCCGCTGCGCGCCCTGCTCGACACCGGGTACGTGGACGCGGCCGAGGCGGCCGGCGCCGGGCTCACCGGGACGTGGGGGCCGTACGACGGCGATCCCATCCCGCCGGTCACCATCGACCACGTGCTGGTGGACCGGCGGATCGCCGTCCGCGGCGTCTCCGTGCACCCGGTCCGCGGCAGCGACCACCGCGCGGTGCTGGCCGTCCTCCGCCTCCCGACCTCGGTGTAA
- a CDS encoding VWA domain-containing protein encodes MIWLSPVRLWLLLGVLALVVGYILVQRRRSRYAVRFTNLRLLDRIAPQRPAWRRHVPAGLFLAMLALLVVGFARPTAEVRVPRERATVMVAVDVSTSMLADDVEPDRLSAAREAARSFVDGLPDEFNVGLVAFAGSAAMLVPPSTDREALHEGIGRLVEGATGVQGTAIGEAINTSLGAVRSFDAQAAKNPPPARIVVLSDGANTAGMDPMEAAADAVAMKVPVYTIVFGTPNGFVDRFGRPIPVPVDGQTLSAVADETGGRFHEAGSAEELKAVYEDIGSSVGYRTERQDVSARFIGLGLVFAMGAAAGSMRWFSRLP; translated from the coding sequence GTGATCTGGCTGTCGCCGGTCCGCCTGTGGCTGCTGCTCGGCGTGCTCGCGCTGGTCGTCGGCTACATCCTGGTGCAGCGCCGCCGCAGCCGGTACGCCGTGCGCTTCACCAACCTGCGGCTGCTCGACCGGATCGCCCCGCAGCGTCCGGCGTGGCGCCGGCACGTCCCCGCCGGGCTCTTCCTCGCCATGCTCGCGCTGCTGGTGGTCGGCTTCGCCCGGCCCACCGCCGAGGTGCGGGTGCCCCGGGAGCGGGCGACCGTCATGGTGGCGGTGGACGTCTCCACCTCGATGCTCGCCGACGACGTGGAGCCGGACCGGCTCAGCGCCGCCCGGGAAGCGGCCCGGTCCTTCGTCGACGGCCTTCCCGACGAGTTCAACGTCGGTCTGGTGGCGTTCGCCGGCAGCGCCGCCATGCTGGTGCCGCCGAGCACCGACCGGGAGGCCCTGCACGAGGGGATCGGCCGGCTGGTCGAGGGCGCGACCGGCGTGCAGGGGACGGCGATCGGGGAGGCGATCAACACCTCGCTCGGGGCCGTGCGGAGCTTCGACGCCCAGGCGGCGAAGAACCCGCCGCCGGCCCGGATCGTCGTGCTGTCGGACGGTGCCAACACGGCCGGCATGGACCCGATGGAGGCCGCGGCCGACGCGGTGGCCATGAAGGTCCCGGTCTACACCATCGTGTTCGGCACCCCGAACGGCTTCGTCGACCGGTTCGGCCGGCCGATCCCCGTGCCGGTCGACGGGCAGACCCTGAGCGCCGTCGCCGACGAGACCGGCGGCCGGTTCCACGAGGCCGGCAGCGCCGAGGAGCTGAAGGCGGTCTACGAGGACATCGGCAGTTCGGTGGGCTACCGCACCGAGCGGCAGGACGTCTCGGCCCGGTTCATCGGCCTCGGACTGGTTTTCGCCATGGGCGCGGCGGCGGGCTCGATGCGCTGGTTCTCCCGCCTGCCCTGA
- a CDS encoding DUF58 domain-containing protein: MPPDPGVADLAGDARLRRLELTVTRRLDGLLHGEHQGLLPGPGSEPAGSREYRPGEDEVRRMDWAVTARTAVPHVREVDADRELTTWLLVDASPSMEYGTAELDKRELAVAAVAAVGFLTAGVGNRLGAQVLTPTGLRRFPPGTGRTHLFGLLRTLLAAPRTGGYDEDTAPLAPPDLVEALDAVHRVATRRGLVVVVSDFLDGLPDDPAQAAPWERTLRRLAVRHQVLAVEVTDPREWDLPDVGLVTLMDPESGRRRDVWTGDPALRERYAAAAAAQRDQVREALRRSGAAHLPLRTDRDWAADVVRHVHRQRRLAAAPATTIRGGAA; encoded by the coding sequence CTGCCGCCGGACCCCGGCGTGGCCGACCTCGCCGGGGACGCGCGGCTGCGCCGGCTGGAGCTGACCGTGACCCGGCGGCTGGACGGACTGCTGCACGGGGAGCACCAGGGGCTGCTGCCGGGGCCGGGCAGCGAGCCCGCCGGCAGCCGGGAGTACCGCCCCGGGGAGGACGAGGTCCGGCGGATGGACTGGGCGGTGACCGCCCGCACGGCGGTGCCGCACGTACGCGAGGTCGACGCGGACCGGGAACTCACCACGTGGCTGCTGGTCGACGCCAGCCCCAGCATGGAGTACGGCACGGCGGAGCTGGACAAGCGGGAACTCGCCGTGGCCGCCGTCGCCGCGGTCGGCTTCCTCACCGCCGGGGTCGGCAACCGCCTCGGCGCGCAGGTGCTCACGCCGACCGGGCTGCGCCGCTTCCCGCCCGGCACCGGGCGTACCCACCTGTTCGGGCTGCTCCGGACGCTGCTGGCCGCGCCGCGTACCGGTGGCTACGACGAGGACACCGCCCCGCTCGCGCCGCCCGACCTGGTCGAGGCGCTGGACGCCGTGCACCGGGTGGCCACCCGGCGCGGGCTCGTGGTGGTCGTCTCGGACTTCCTCGACGGTCTGCCCGACGACCCGGCACAGGCGGCGCCCTGGGAGCGGACCCTGCGCCGGCTGGCCGTCCGCCACCAGGTGCTCGCCGTCGAGGTGACCGACCCGCGGGAGTGGGACCTGCCGGACGTCGGCCTGGTCACCCTGATGGACCCGGAGAGCGGCCGGCGGCGGGACGTCTGGACCGGGGATCCGGCCCTGCGGGAGCGGTACGCGGCCGCTGCGGCCGCCCAGCGCGACCAGGTACGCGAGGCGCTGCGGCGCAGCGGCGCGGCGCACCTGCCGCTGCGGACCGACCGGGACTGGGCGGCGGACGTCGTGCGCCACGTGCACCGGCAACGCCGGCTGGCCGCCGCACCCGCCACGACGATCCGGGGAGGTGCCGCGTGA
- a CDS encoding low temperature requirement protein A — protein sequence MRQAGTVAYFGRIHLAGRAEGVTRLEFFLDLVFVYAFLNVTGVTAEQFNVAGVPRGMLLLVLLWWCWVHYAWLGNVVRLNRGVLPAVTFGLAATLFVMALTVREAFVDRPGGLPGPLVFAVGYVVARGGPLLVAALALRHRPELRRQFRRVWPPAIAGMLLVLASALLPALTDDRLLRDWTRFGLVVLAIVIEYAGVYAAGTGAWRLRSIPYWAERHSLIILIGFGETIISVGLSQGAAVAQPVTWPVIAGVLLSVVLIGTLWWTYFDIARFAAEQALGQVSGARRTRLARDAYSYLHLPMMAGLILVSLALKHALAQLRIPSEPDALGPMVLYGGVVLYLVGLFAFEVRTLRLFGRSPLLGIVLTLALLPVAVGLPVLPQLVLLTVAVGVMAISDATVFRHKHRELHAHIGTPSEEGTGVTPKELFLDLVFVFAFLQVSALMSDDPTWSGLLRGLLVLAVLWSAWSTYVWLATSVRAETAAVRAAIVTVVAVTAVISIAVPQALADAAGGLSGPVVFVTCYAVIRLLALAALWLTSHSRGERVRRGNVGRMAAPTLLALALLVVAALAPHPVGDIRQLSPLRVTLWVAAIGIDIMGPLIIRPHRWRIMSARHWADRFSLIIIIGLGEAVIAIGAAVFYSPVSNRIVVAAVLGTALLGVLWWLYFGCDAELAERTLAERHGAARGALARDAYLYLHLPMIAGIVLVSLGLRKVMMVLGTQAFFVASPPLYPVAHVALYGGVLLFLVADEAFWWRVAGDLRPRRVVTALVVAALAVVTAGLSPLVTLSALVGAGLLLVVVEVTRGADLRRPAPSPGSAGAAGQR from the coding sequence GTGAGGCAAGCCGGGACCGTCGCGTACTTCGGCCGCATCCATCTGGCGGGCCGGGCGGAGGGCGTGACCCGCCTGGAGTTCTTCCTGGACCTGGTCTTCGTCTACGCGTTCCTCAACGTCACCGGGGTGACCGCCGAGCAGTTCAACGTCGCCGGGGTGCCCCGCGGCATGTTGCTGCTGGTGCTGTTGTGGTGGTGCTGGGTCCACTACGCGTGGCTGGGCAACGTGGTCCGGCTCAACCGGGGCGTGCTGCCGGCGGTGACCTTCGGGCTGGCCGCGACGCTGTTCGTGATGGCGCTGACCGTTCGGGAGGCGTTCGTCGACCGGCCCGGCGGGCTGCCGGGACCGCTGGTCTTCGCGGTGGGGTACGTCGTCGCCCGGGGCGGGCCGTTGCTGGTCGCCGCGTTGGCGCTGCGCCACCGGCCCGAGCTGCGCCGGCAGTTCCGCCGGGTGTGGCCGCCAGCCATCGCCGGGATGCTGCTCGTCCTCGCGTCCGCCCTGCTCCCGGCGCTCACCGACGACCGGCTGCTACGGGACTGGACCCGGTTCGGTCTCGTCGTGCTCGCCATCGTCATCGAGTACGCGGGGGTGTACGCCGCCGGGACCGGGGCGTGGCGGCTACGGTCCATTCCGTACTGGGCGGAGCGGCACAGCCTGATCATCCTGATCGGTTTCGGCGAGACCATCATCTCGGTGGGGTTGAGCCAGGGCGCTGCGGTGGCCCAACCGGTGACCTGGCCGGTGATCGCCGGTGTGCTGCTCAGCGTGGTGCTGATCGGGACGCTCTGGTGGACCTACTTCGACATCGCCCGTTTCGCCGCTGAGCAGGCGCTGGGGCAGGTTTCCGGTGCCCGGCGGACCAGACTCGCCCGGGACGCGTACAGCTATCTGCACCTGCCGATGATGGCCGGGTTGATCCTGGTGTCCCTGGCGCTCAAGCACGCTCTGGCCCAGCTGCGCATCCCGTCGGAGCCGGACGCCCTCGGGCCGATGGTGCTCTACGGCGGCGTCGTGCTCTACCTGGTCGGCCTCTTCGCCTTCGAGGTCCGGACCCTGCGCCTGTTCGGGCGCTCGCCCCTGCTCGGCATCGTGTTGACCCTCGCGCTGCTGCCGGTGGCGGTCGGCCTGCCGGTACTGCCGCAGCTCGTCCTGCTGACCGTCGCGGTGGGCGTCATGGCGATCTCCGACGCCACCGTGTTCCGGCACAAGCACCGGGAACTGCACGCCCACATCGGTACGCCGAGCGAGGAGGGCACCGGTGTCACCCCGAAGGAGCTCTTCCTCGATCTGGTCTTCGTGTTCGCGTTCCTTCAGGTGTCCGCCCTGATGTCGGATGATCCCACCTGGTCCGGTCTGCTCCGTGGCCTGCTGGTGCTGGCGGTGCTCTGGTCGGCGTGGTCTACCTACGTCTGGCTCGCCACGTCGGTCCGTGCGGAGACGGCGGCGGTGCGGGCCGCGATCGTGACGGTGGTCGCGGTGACGGCGGTGATCAGCATTGCCGTGCCGCAGGCCCTCGCGGACGCCGCGGGCGGCCTGTCGGGACCGGTCGTGTTCGTGACCTGCTACGCGGTGATCAGGCTGCTGGCCCTCGCGGCGCTGTGGTTGACGTCGCACAGTCGGGGCGAGCGGGTTCGCCGGGGCAACGTCGGTCGCATGGCGGCACCGACGCTGCTCGCGTTGGCCCTGCTGGTGGTGGCGGCCCTCGCGCCGCACCCGGTCGGCGACATCCGGCAGCTCTCGCCGCTCCGTGTGACGCTGTGGGTGGCGGCGATCGGAATCGACATCATGGGGCCGCTGATCATCCGCCCCCACCGGTGGCGGATCATGTCCGCCCGGCACTGGGCGGACCGGTTCAGCCTCATCATCATCATCGGCCTGGGCGAGGCGGTGATCGCGATCGGTGCCGCCGTCTTCTACTCCCCCGTCTCCAACCGCATCGTCGTGGCCGCCGTGCTCGGCACCGCGTTGCTGGGCGTCCTGTGGTGGCTCTACTTCGGGTGCGACGCCGAGCTCGCCGAGCGGACGCTGGCGGAGCGGCACGGAGCAGCGCGGGGCGCCCTGGCCCGGGACGCGTACCTCTACCTGCACCTGCCGATGATCGCCGGGATCGTGCTCGTCTCCCTCGGGCTGCGCAAGGTCATGATGGTGCTCGGCACCCAGGCGTTCTTCGTGGCCAGTCCCCCGCTGTACCCGGTGGCGCACGTCGCGTTGTACGGCGGAGTCCTGCTGTTCCTGGTCGCGGACGAGGCGTTCTGGTGGCGGGTCGCCGGCGACCTGCGGCCGCGCCGGGTGGTCACCGCTCTCGTCGTGGCGGCGCTGGCGGTGGTGACCGCCGGGTTGTCCCCGCTGGTGACGTTGAGCGCGCTGGTCGGTGCCGGGCTGCTGCTGGTCGTCGTGGAGGTGACCCGGGGTGCCGACCTGCGGCGTCCGGCGCCCTCCCCCGGATCGGCCGGGGCGGCCGGGCAACGGTGA